A genomic segment from Garra rufa chromosome 5, GarRuf1.0, whole genome shotgun sequence encodes:
- the ruvbl2 gene encoding ruvB-like 2, whose protein sequence is MAAQVATTKVPEVRDITRIERIGAHSHIRGLGLDDALEARQVSQGMVGQLASRRAAGLILEMIKDGQIAGRAVLIAGQPGTGKTAIAMGIAQSLGPDTPFTAMAGSEIFSLEMSKTEALSQAFRKAIGVRIKEETEIIEGEVVEIQIDRPATGTGAKVGKLTLKTTEMETIYDLGTKMIESLSKERVQAGDVITIDKATGKISKLGRSFTRARDYDAMGAQTQFVQCPEGELQKRKEVVHTVSLHEIDVINSRTQGFLALFSGDTGEIKSEVREQINAKVSEWREEGKAEIIPGMEMDSRALPV, encoded by the exons ATGGCAGCGCAG GTGGCAACCACGAAGGTTCCGGAAGTTCGAGACATCACTCGAATTGAAAGGATTG GTGCACACTCTCACATTCGTGGCCTGGGATTAGATGATGCCTTGGAGGCACGGCAG GTGTCTCAGGGGATGGTGGGTCAGCTGGCATCTCGAAGGGCAGCCGGGCTGATCCTTGAAATGATCAAAGATGGTCAGATTGCTGGTCGTGCTGTCCTCATTGCTGGCCAACCTGGAACAGGCAAGACAGCTATTGCCATGG GTATTGCACAGTCTCTTGGACCTGACACACCATTCACTGCTATGGCTGGGAGTGAGATTTTCTCTCTGGAGATGAGCAAGACTGAAGCTCTGAGTCAGGCCTTCCGCAAAGCCATAGGAGTCAGGATCAA AGAGGAGACTGAGATTATTGAAGGAGAGGTGGTGGAGATTCAGATTGACAGACCAGCTACAGGAACT GGCGCAAAAGTGGGGAAGCTCACGCTGAAGACGACAGAGATGGAAACCATTTATGATCTGGGGACCAAGATGATTGAGAGCCTCAGTAAGGAGAGAGTACAAGCTGG AGATGTGATCACCATCGATAAAGCCACAGGAAAGATTAGCAAGCTGGGTCGGTCATTTACTCGAGCAAGAGATTACGATGCAATGGGGGCACAG ACACAGTTTGTGCAATGTCCAGAGGGAGAACTGCAGAAACGGAAGGAGGTTGTTCACACCGTCTCTCTCCATGAAATTGACGTCATCAACAGCCGCACTCAGGGATTCCTGGCCTTATTTTCAG GTGACACAGGAGAGATTAAGTCAGAAGTTCGAGAACAGATCAATGCTAAAGTGTCAGAGTGGAGAGAGGAAGGCAAAGCTGAGATCATTCCTGGG ATGGAGATGGACTCCAGGGCCCTGCCCGTTTGA